CGCGCCTGGTGCCTGCTGGAGCTGGGCCGCAGCGACGAGGCCCTGGCCGCGGCGCGCACCGCCGACTCCGCCTTCATCGGCGCCACCGAACTGGAAGAGCAGACCGTTGCCCACGGCGTGCTGGCCCAGGTCTACAGCCGCCTGGGCCTGGCCGAACAGGGCAACCGGCACGAGCAGGATGCCACCGCCACCTACCGGCAGCTGCGCGAGCGCTGGGCCCGGCTGCTGGCGCTGTGCGCCGCCGCGCAGCTGGAAACCATCCCGGGGGCCCTGGCGCGCGGCGCCACCGGCCCGGCGTCGGCACCGACCCAGGCGCGCCAGTCCGCGGCGCCGCGCTGACCCGCCCATTCAGCAGGCCGGTGCGGCCCGCGCCCGGGTGCAGGATCAGCGCAGCAGGATCAGAACAGCACCATGCTGAGCTTGCGGCGGTACTGGTCGATCACCGGGTCGGCCGGCTGCACCGCTGCCTTGCCCGTCAGCTCCAGGGCGCCCTTGGCCTGCGCCGCCTCGGCCTTGGGGACCGGCTTGGTCATCAGCTCCAGGATGGCGACGTAGGTCTTGCGTGCGCTCTCGTCGGCCCAGGCCTTGTCGCGCATCAGGATCTCCAGCAGCTCGTCCATCGCCGCGGTGAAGTCCTGCCGCGCCATCAGCAGCAGCGCCCGTTCGTAGCGCGCCGCGAAGTCGCGCCGGTTGGCCGCGATCGCGGCATCCAGCTGCGCCAGCGGCGGGGCCACCGCCGCCCGCTCGCAGGCGGTCAGCCAGGTGCCCAGGGCGCTCAGGCGCGCGTCCGGCAGCACCTGGGCGGCCACCGGGTCGTAGGCCCGGCGTGCCTCGGCAAGGTGGCCGCTTTGCAGCAGCAGCTTGAGGTAGTCGGCCCGCGCGGCGTTGTTGGCCGGGTCGATCGCCACCGCCTCGGCCAGCTTGGCCAGCGCGGCGTCGGCATCGCCCTCCTGCACCAGCGCCTGGGCCTCGTCGGCATCGGCCGCGGCCTCCATGGCCGCCTCGCTGGGCACGTGCTTGTCGAGGAACTCGCGGATCTGGGCCTCCGGGATCGCGCCGACGAAGCCGTCCACCGGCTGCCCCTGCGCGAACATCACGCAGAACGGGATCGAGCGCACGCCAAACATCTGGCTGAGCTGGCCGGCGATCTCGGGCACCTCGTCGCTGTTGAGCTTGGCGAGCACGAAGCGCCCGGCGTACTCGGTCTCCAGCTTTTCCAGCGCCGGGCCCAGCTGGCGGCAGGGGCCGCACCAGGGCGCCCAGATGTCGAGCAGCACGGGCTGCTGCAGCGACGCCTGGATCAGCTCGGATTCAAAATTCTGCAGGGTGATATCGATCATCGGGGCACCTATCAGCCACCCGACGTCGGGGCGAAAGGCCGTGAAACAAGCCCTCCATGCCCCCTTGACGCGGGCCACCTAAAATCGCGGTCTTTTCCGCACCGGAGCCTGCCTTGAACAGCGCCAAGCCCCTCGTCGGTCTCGTCATGGGATCCAGCAGCGATTGGGACACCATGAAGAACGCCGCCGAGATTCTCGCCGACTTCGGGGTGCCCTTCGAGGCGCGCGTCGTCTCGGCACACCGCATGCCCGACGACATGTTCGCCTACGCCGAAGCGGCCCGCCCGCGCGGCCTGCAGGCCATCATCGCCGGCGCCGGCGGCGCGGCCCACCTGCCGGGCATGCTGGCGGCCAAGACGCCCGTGCCCGTGCTGGGCGTGCCGGTGGCGAGCCGGCACCTGCAGGGCGTCGACTCGCTGCACTCCATCGTGCAGATGCCCAAGGGCGTGCCGGTGGCCACCTTCGCGATCGGCGTGGCCGGTGCGGCCAACGCGGCGCTGTTCGCGGTGGCCCTGCTGGCCAACCACGACGCCGACCTGGCCGCCAGGCTCGACGCCTTCCGCGCCCGCCAGACCGAGGCCGCCCGTGCCATGACGCTGGACAGCTGACGCGATGGCCGACCGCATCCAGATCCGTCACGCCACGCCCCTGCTGCCGGGCGAGCGCTCCGCCACCGACCCGAGCCGCGCCGTCACGCTGGGCGTGATGGGCGGGGGCCAGCTCGGCCGCATGTTCGTGCACGCCGCGCAGGCACTGGGCTACCGCACCGCGGTGCTCGACCCGGACGCCACCAGCCCGGCCGGCCTGGTGTCCCACGCGCACGTGCACACCGCCTACCTCGACGCCGACGGCCTGGCCCGGCTGGCCGACGCCGTCGATGCCATCACCACCGAGTTCGAGAACGTGCCGGCCGAGGCCCTGCGCCGGCTGGCCGAGCGCCGCCCGGTCGCCCCGGGTGGTGACGCCGTGGCGGTCTGCCAGGACCGTGCCGCCGAAAAGGCGCACTTCACCGCCAGCGGCGTGCCCTGCGCGCCCTATGCGCTGATCGAGACCGAAGCCCAGCTTGCTGCCGTGCCTGACGCGCTGCTGCCCGGCATCCTCAAGACCGCCCGCCTCGGCTACGACGGCAAGGGCCAGGTGCGCGTGGCCGACCGCGCCGCGCTGGCCGCTGCCTGGGCCGAACTCGGCCGTGTGCCCTGCGTGCTGGAGCAGCGCCTGGCGCTGGCTGCCGAGGTCAGTGTGATCGTCGCGCGGGGGGCTGACGGCACGGTGGTGCACTTCCCGCCACAGGGCAACCTGCACCGCGACGGCATCCTGGCCGTCACCACGGTGCCCGCGCCCGACGTTTCGCCGGCGCAGGCCGCCGAGGCCACCGCCTGTGCCGGGCGCATCGCCGCCAGCCTGGGCTATGTCGGGGTGCTCTGCGTCGAGTTCTTCGTGCTGGCCGATGGCGCCCTGGTGGCCAACGAGATGGCGCCGCGCCCGCACAACTCCGGCCACTACAGCATTGACGCCTGCGACGCTTCGCAGTTCGAGCTGCAGGTGCGAGCGATGGCCGGCCTGCCGCTGGTCGCGCCGCGGCTGCACTCGCCCTGCGTGATGCTCAACCTGCTCGGCGACCTGTGGTTCGATGCGGTCGGCCGCGAGCGCACGCCCGACTGGGCCGGCGTGCTGGCCCTGCCTGGCGCCCACCTGCACCTGTACGGCAAGGCCGAGGCGCGGCGCGGCCGCAAGATGGGCCACCTGACGATCACCGCTGCAAGCGCCGAAGCCGCCCGTGCCACCGCGCTGCAGGCCGCCGCGCAGCTGGGCATCTCGGCGTTCTGACGCGCCACCTGGGTGAACCCATGCCGCAACTGCTGAGCGCCCGCACCGAGCCCGACCTGCTGGCCGCCCTGCCTGCCGCCGTGCAGGCGCTTGCCGCCGGACGGCTGGTCGCCTTCCCGACCGAGACGGTCTACGGCCTGGGCGCCCGTGCCGACGATGCGGCTGCGGTGGCTGGCATCTTCACCGCCAAGGGCCGGCCCAGCGACCACCCGCTGATCGTGCACGTGGCCGATGCCGCGGGCGCCGAGGCCTTCGCGGCCGAGCTGCCGCCCGTGGCGAGTCGCCTGATGGCGGCCTTCTGGCCCGGGCCGTTGACGGTGATCGTGCCGCGTCGGCCTGACGTGGCGGCAGCGGCGGCTGGCGGCCAGGCGTCGGTTGGCCTGCGCTGCCCGGACCACCCGGTGGCCCAGGCCCTGCTGCGGGCTGCGGCCGCAGCCGGCGTGCCCGGTGTGGCAGCGCCGAGCGCCAACCGCTTCGGCCAGGTCAGCCCGACGCGGGCTGAGCACGTCATGAGCGAGTTTCCTGCGTTGCCCGACCTGCTCGTGCTGGACGGCGGCCCCTGCGCGGTGGGCATCGAATCCGCCATCGTGGACTGCAGCCGCGGCCGCCCGGTGCTGCTGCGCCCGGGTGGGCTGACGGCCGCCGCCATCGCCGCCGCTGCGGGCGAACCGCTGGGCGAGCGCGGTGACGACGCGCCGCGCGCCTCCGGGACGCTCGAAGCGCATTACGCGCCACGCGCCAAGCTGCGCCTGATGGACCGGCAGGCCCTGCGCGCCGGCCTGCAGGTGCTGCTGCCCGGCCTGCAGGGCAGCGCGTCGGCCGCCTCGGCCGGGCCAGCGCTGGCGGTATATTGTCACGATGAGTTACCAGACGACCTGCAGCGCTCACTCGCCTCGCCCGCGCTGCGGGGATGCGTGAGGCTGCGCCGCATGCCCACCGATGCTGCGGCCGCCGCGCAAGAACTGTTTGCGGCGCTGCGCGAATTCGATGACGGCGGCGCCCCGCTGATCTGGGTGGAAGCACCGCCGGCCGACCCGGCCTGGGACGGTGTGCGCGACCGCCTGCAGCGGGCCGCAGCCGCCGCCT
The Sphaerotilus microaerophilus DNA segment above includes these coding regions:
- a CDS encoding tetratricopeptide repeat protein, whose protein sequence is MIDITLQNFESELIQASLQQPVLLDIWAPWCGPCRQLGPALEKLETEYAGRFVLAKLNSDEVPEIAGQLSQMFGVRSIPFCVMFAQGQPVDGFVGAIPEAQIREFLDKHVPSEAAMEAAADADEAQALVQEGDADAALAKLAEAVAIDPANNAARADYLKLLLQSGHLAEARRAYDPVAAQVLPDARLSALGTWLTACERAAVAPPLAQLDAAIAANRRDFAARYERALLLMARQDFTAAMDELLEILMRDKAWADESARKTYVAILELMTKPVPKAEAAQAKGALELTGKAAVQPADPVIDQYRRKLSMVLF
- the purE gene encoding 5-(carboxyamino)imidazole ribonucleotide mutase codes for the protein MGSSSDWDTMKNAAEILADFGVPFEARVVSAHRMPDDMFAYAEAARPRGLQAIIAGAGGAAHLPGMLAAKTPVPVLGVPVASRHLQGVDSLHSIVQMPKGVPVATFAIGVAGAANAALFAVALLANHDADLAARLDAFRARQTEAARAMTLDS
- a CDS encoding 5-(carboxyamino)imidazole ribonucleotide synthase encodes the protein MADRIQIRHATPLLPGERSATDPSRAVTLGVMGGGQLGRMFVHAAQALGYRTAVLDPDATSPAGLVSHAHVHTAYLDADGLARLADAVDAITTEFENVPAEALRRLAERRPVAPGGDAVAVCQDRAAEKAHFTASGVPCAPYALIETEAQLAAVPDALLPGILKTARLGYDGKGQVRVADRAALAAAWAELGRVPCVLEQRLALAAEVSVIVARGADGTVVHFPPQGNLHRDGILAVTTVPAPDVSPAQAAEATACAGRIAASLGYVGVLCVEFFVLADGALVANEMAPRPHNSGHYSIDACDASQFELQVRAMAGLPLVAPRLHSPCVMLNLLGDLWFDAVGRERTPDWAGVLALPGAHLHLYGKAEARRGRKMGHLTITAASAEAARATALQAAAQLGISAF
- a CDS encoding L-threonylcarbamoyladenylate synthase yields the protein MPQLLSARTEPDLLAALPAAVQALAAGRLVAFPTETVYGLGARADDAAAVAGIFTAKGRPSDHPLIVHVADAAGAEAFAAELPPVASRLMAAFWPGPLTVIVPRRPDVAAAAAGGQASVGLRCPDHPVAQALLRAAAAAGVPGVAAPSANRFGQVSPTRAEHVMSEFPALPDLLVLDGGPCAVGIESAIVDCSRGRPVLLRPGGLTAAAIAAAAGEPLGERGDDAPRASGTLEAHYAPRAKLRLMDRQALRAGLQVLLPGLQGSASAASAGPALAVYCHDELPDDLQRSLASPALRGCVRLRRMPTDAAAAAQELFAALREFDDGGAPLIWVEAPPADPAWDGVRDRLQRAAAAA